The following coding sequences lie in one Anas platyrhynchos isolate ZD024472 breed Pekin duck chromosome 15, IASCAAS_PekinDuck_T2T, whole genome shotgun sequence genomic window:
- the LOC139998767 gene encoding LOW QUALITY PROTEIN: lysosomal dipeptide transporter MFSD1-like (The sequence of the model RefSeq protein was modified relative to this genomic sequence to represent the inferred CDS: inserted 1 base in 1 codon), whose translation MSPKPTLTAKLGTLYHGQGRIQDIRQLPLRYWLLVLTITFCYKGIFPFVADARNFILFFSKFIQDKYSGCNQQDAGYIAGAAYDSSLVLSAAVGILIDYIGLRGIFAVSCAALTLPVFAVVAFTSVPPLVSTTWLGITYSFAAVSSQHHLPLVVPQATLGTXLATSVQMTGIVFSSLIVGHILGTMSSELKIPLWHWQQMMIFMLANTIACIVVSISLKVVEKKQGGTLNRTRKGAPVEQDDRDPADSTALLDDGRRNKGSAN comes from the exons ATGAGTCCCAAACCGACCCTCACAGCCAAACTTGGGACACTATACCACGGACAAGGA AGGATTCAGGACATCAGGCAACTTCCCCTTCGCTACTGGCTCCTGGTTCTCACCATCACATTCTGCTACAAAGGAATCTTCCCCTTTGTGGCAGATGCCAGGAATT tcattttattttttagcaagTTTATCCAAGATAAATATTCTGGTTGCAATCAGCAGGATGCTGGTTACATTGCTGGGGCAGCGTACGACAGCTCCCTTGTTCTCTCTGCAGCAGTTGGCATATTAATT GACTACATTGGTCTGAGAGGCATCTTTGCTGTTAGCTGTGCAGCACTGACCCTGCCAGTCTTCGCTGTTGTAGCATTTACATCTGTTCCTCCACTGGTATCTACCACCTGGTTGGGGATAACTTACTCCTTTGCTGCTGTAAGTTCACAACACCACT TACCTCTGGTGGTCCCTCAAGCAACTTTAGGGA GGCTTGCAACTTCTGTTCAGATGACTGGAATTGTTTTTTCAAGTCTTATTGTTGGACATATTCTGGGAACAATGTCCA GTGAATTAAAGATCCCCCTGTGGCACTGGCAACAGATGATGATCTTTATGTTAGCAAACACTATTGCATGTATTGTTGTTTCTATCAGCCTCAAAGTTGTGGAGAAGAAACAA GGTGGGACACTGAACAGAACAAGAAAGGGAGCACCTGTGGAGCAGGACGACAGAGACCCTGCAGACAGCACAGCGCTCCTTGATGATGGAAGGAGAAACAAAGGCTCTGCCAACTGA
- the JPT2 gene encoding jupiter microtubule associated homolog 2: MFQGPETDAAKPSSRVLKPPGGGSSNLFGSTEEVSSSSRPHRMASNIFGASEEPQNFPKRTNPPGGKESGIFEDSGTAQPRPRMNPPGGKTSDIFGSPVSTNVVRAHPNKPKDHIVLKEDETPKKPEAAENNKPQLEDGGEKKDLGKEERCKEPEPKIDNHEPRLGPRPRSHNKVLNPPGGKSSIAFY; this comes from the exons ATGTTCCAGGGCCCGGAGACCGACGCTGCCAAACCCAGCTCCAG GGTATTGAAGCCTCCTGGAGGAGGGTCTAGTAATCTCTTCGGGAGTACAGAAGAAGTTTCTTCTTCCAGCAGGCCACATCGGATGGCATCCAATATCTTTGGAGCATCAGAAGAACCACAAAATTTTCCCAAAAGAACAAACCCTCCAG GGGGAAAAGAAAGTGGTATTTTTGAGGATTCTGGTACTGCTCAGCCTCGTCCGCGTATGAATCCACCTGGTGGGAAGACAAGTGATATCTTTGGGTCTCCAGTATCTACCAATGTTGTGCGAGCACACCCAAACAAGCCTAAG GATCACATTGTCTTGAAAGAAGATGAAACACCGAAGAAGCCAGAAG ctgcagaaaacaacaaaccacaGCTGGAAGATGGTGGTGAGAAAAAAGATCTGGGCAAAGAGGAGCGATGCAAGGAGCCGGAACCCAAGATAGACAATCATGAGCCCAGATTAGGGCCAAGGCCACGCTCTCACAACAAAGTTCTCAATCCCCCGGGTGGAAAATCCAGCATTGCGTTCTATTAG